The nucleotide window TCTAACAATTCTTACTTGTTTCTTTAACAGTTTAGACAAAAATTTAATTATTTCTTTATTAGCTTGCCCTTTTTCAGGTACTGATTTTATATTCAACAAATAAGCTTGTTTTTCTTTATCAAACCCAATTAGCTTATTAGAATTTGATTTTGTTTTGACAATAACTCTAAATTTAGATTCTTTTATTTGCATTAGTTATAATCTCTCCAGATGTGTTTACACTCTTCACATTTTAAGAATTTAGTAGGAGCTTCATCAGCAGCTCTTGTTTGTACTTCCCAGAAATAAGCTTTTTTATGTGCACATTTAGGACATTCTGCATCTGTTAAAGGTAAAGTCTCAAAATCTTCATCAACTGCTCCTTTTTTTACATCATCATCCTTTTTCACTTCTTCTTTGATTGTTGTACTAATCTTATCATCTGATTTATATCCACAATTACATTTAATTACTACCTTAGAACCATTTTTTTTAGGAATTAATATTGAACCACATTTAGGACAAAACATAATTAAACACCTATAAAAATATTTATTAGATTTACAAAACCAATTTTTATCCAGCCTACAAAAGGAACCCTTAATACTGCATTACCTATTAGTTGTTCTTCATCAACAGGTACATCCTCTCTAACATTATGATCTCCCTTTGTTATAAATGTATATTCTTCTTCTGAATTTTCTATTCTAATTACTCTATGAATTATAGGGTATGGTGCTGTTTTTGACATATAAACTATAGTGTTTCCTACTTCTATTTTTTCTGGTTTTTTACCTCTCAAAACCATTATATCTCCTTTATTAAAACCGTTTTTGAACTTAAAATCATCAAAAGATTCTTTTGTTATCTCAGTATTTTCTATATACCACTCTCCACAAGACTCCCAGAAAAAATCTAGGTTTGATTTTTGTCTTGTTTCAAAATTTTTTCCACATATTGTATAAGTTTTTTTATTAAATTTTTCACAATCATTAATTCTGCTATTAAAATCTACACAAGGATGGGTAGCTTTATGTTCCATTGAACCAGAAACAACAGCCACTATTGGGTAAGAGGTCTGCATAGCAAATCCCATTCCAGGATAAATTACAAATTTTATTAATACAAATGCAAGAATAATATTTACAATCCAACTAGCAACACTATCACTCTCCCATATAAAATACCATGTCTTTTTCCAAACCTTCTTCCAATTCATTTGTAAGATGATATTTTTGTTTGCTTAAAAAGCTTTTGATTTGTTTATTAAATCTCCACTAAATTTATAAATAGAGGAATGTTTTAATCACAAATGGATTGGCAAGCCTTTCATCAAGAAATTAAAGAACTCTCGGATAGAATAGATTATCATCCGGACACAATTATTGGGATTACTAGAGGAGGAATTGTTCCAGCAAGAATTCTTTCATCATCTTTAGAAATTAAGAGTATGTATTGTTTAACGGTTCGTAAAGAAAGGGGAGAAAGAAGAGTAGTTACAGAAGTCTTAGACAACTTAGTTGGTAAAAATATTTTACTTGTAGAAGATATGTTGGAGACTGGAAGAAGTCTAATAATTGCAAAAGAATATTTAGAATCTAAAGGAGCAATAGTTAAAACTGCGTGTTTGTATGTTATGTCTTGCTCTGAAATAGAGCCGAATTATTATCTTAGACAAGTTCAAAATACTAAAAAATTTCCATGGGAATAAAATTTTAATATATTTATTAACATGAAACAAGAAAAACCAGATCAATATTATGAAGCTGTCCTACAATTAAGAAATAACCCCCCTGAAGAGTCTGTAAGTTGTGTAGTAAATGCTATTAAAAAAAGAAAAGGTGTTTCTATTGCAAAATTATCTAAAGTTAAAGGAGGTATTGATATTTATATTTCTTCACAAAGATTCACAAGAACATTAGGTAAACTTCTAAAAAAATCATTTAAAGGAGAATTAATAGAATCAAGAAAACTTTATGGAATGGATAGACAAAAGAGCAAAAAGATTTACAGAGGAACTGTCTTATTCAGATTTGACTAAACCTTTTTCCATCTAACTCCCTCTGAAGTGTCTTCAAGAACTATTCCTTTTTTCTTTAAATCATCTCTAATCTTATCAGCTTTAGAATAATCTTTATTTTTCCTTGCTTTCTCTCTTTGTTCAATTAATTCTTTGATTTCTTTGTCGAGCTTTTGTTTTTCCTCTTCAATATCTTTAATATCTAAACCAAAGACTTTGTCAAAATCATAAGCTAACTCAAGTTTTTCTTTACTTCCTAGTTTTTCGTCTCTTAAAACATCCCATAAAACTGATAATGCTTTAGGCATATTAAGATCATCGTCAATATATTCTTTGAATTGTTTTCTATATTTTTCAAATTCTTTAGTTTTATTCGAGTCTTTTTTTGATTTTAAGTCAATAATAATATTTTTTAATCTTTCATATGAGTTTTTAGCACCTTCTAAAATTTCTAATGAGAAATTAAGCTGTTTTCTATATGATGTGTTTAAACAAAAATATCTATAAGCTAAGGCCGTAAATCCATTTTTTTCTAAATCTGAGATTGTGTATAATCCTCCTGTGCTTTTGCTTATTTTTTCACTTTTATGGGTTAAAAAAGCACCATGAAGCCAGTATTTTACCCATGGTTTAACATTAAAAGCTGCTTCGCTTTGCGCAATCTCATTTGTATGATGTACTTGAATATGATCCTCTCCACCTGTATGGATGTCAAATTGTTTTCCTAAGTATTTAGAAGACATTGCAGAACATTCCAAATGCCATCCTGGAAATCCAATGCCCCATTTTGTTTTCCATTCTTGTTGACGTTTTTTTAAAGTATCTGAGAATTTCCATAATGCAAAATCTGTTTTATTGCGTTTTTCACCTAAAGAAACTCTTTTTCCAGCTTCTAAACCTTCTAAATCAATTAATCCAAGTTTTCCATAGTCTTTAAGTTTAGATGTATTAAAATAAACTCCATCTGAAGTTTGATATGTAAAACCTTTTTTTTCCAATAATTTCACCAATGCAATTTGTTCTTTAATATGATCTGTTGCTTTACAAATTATATTTGGTGGAATGATATTTAATTTTTTACAATCCTTTTCAAAAACAGATGCATAGTATTCAGATATTTGTTTAGCTGTTTTGCCTTCTTTTTTAGCAGCCTTTTCAATCTTATCTTCACCTGTATCAGCATCTGATGTTAAATGACCTACATCTGTGTAATTCATGACATGCTTTGTTTTAAAGTTATTATAATTTAAAACCCTTTTTAGAATGTCATTAAATATATAGGTTCTTAGATTTCCAATATGTTGGTACCAATAAACAGTAGGACCGCAACTATACATACCAACATGACCTTTTTTAATTGGCTTAAATAATTCTTTCTTTCTTGTCAAAGTGTTATATAACTTGAGAGCCATATTTACTATCAGAAATTCTATACTTAAATACTTTTCTTATAATTTAAAAAAATAAAAAAAAGAATTATAAATCCTTAATTATTAAAACAGCGATGTTTGTTTCTTCTGGTTTTACTTTAGAGTCCATTGCAACAACAAATTTAACTCCTGCTGTCTCTGCAGTGGTTGCAAGATTTTTATCAACAACACCATCAAACAAAATTGCATAAATGCCGGAACTTAAACTTTTAACAGTTGATCCAAGCTCCATTATAGGTACTTTGCCTAAAATCTCTAGTTTCTGATCTAAAATATAAGCTCCTCTTGTTCCAATTAAATCCTCAAGCATCTTTGAAAATGTTTTTTTCTCAGAATCTGTTGGAACTGCTTTTTTAACACCAAAGTTTCTTTGTGCAGGTCTTTGTTGATATGTTCTCTGTGGTGGTCTTTGAGCTTGTCTATTAAAGAAAGATCTTTTCTCAGGAGCTGCTCCTCCGTTTGCAGATTCTCTTTTTAACTCCATACTCACCTGTTCTGCTGTCATTTTTGATCTTAAAGCCTTATGGATTTCTTTTTGTGTTAATTCTTCAAGTTCTTTTCCAGCAGGAGCCCTAGTTGCAAAATCAATTTCTGCACAACCAAATAAACTTTGGAGTATAAGGTTTCCTCCTCTGTCTCCATCAACAAAAGCGGTAACTGTCTTTTTCTTAGATAACTCAATTATTGTTTCTGGTACTGAGGTTCCATTTGTTGCTATTGCATTCTTAAAACCATATTTAAGTAAATTAACAACATCTGCACGTCCCTCTACAATAATTATCTCATCTGACTCTTCTACCGCAGGTCCAGCAGATAATCTATCCTTTCCATATTCTACTATTTCCATTACTCGAACAGAAGATATTACTTCATTTGCAATTTCCTGAGAATCAGGTAATACGTTGTCCTTAAGCTCTTTTAGTAATTCTTTAGCTCTCTCAATTACAAAAGTTCTTTTACTCACTCTGACATCTTCTATATTCTCGATTTTGATAACAGAATCACATGGACCTATTCTTTTTATGATCTCTAATGCTGCTCCTATAATACTTGTCTCTGCTTTGTCTAAACTTGATGGAATCACTATCTTTCCATTTGATTTTCCGTTTCTTGTTTCTATGTTTACTTCTATTCTTCCTATTCTACCTGATCTTTGTAGTTCTCTTAGTTCTAGGTCAGATCCTAATAAACCTTCTGTTTGGCCAAAAATTGCTCCAATTACATCTGGTTTATCAACAACTCCTTCTGCATTAATATTTGCATGAACTATGTATTTTGAACTTGTTTGTGCTATTTTTCCCATTTTCTTTGAACCTCCAATGAAAAGATTTGAAAATTTCTACGAAATTTTCATTTTTCCTCCATACAAAACAAGCAGAATAAGTACTAAAAATTACTAACATAACCCTTTTACAATGTAAAATGATGTTGTGATGTCAGTGATTTTAATACCCCCTATAGAACAAATAAATGTGCAAATAAAGCTTATTTTAAGCTCTTTAGGCATAATTCGCCTTTTTTTAAGTCAAATACGTGATTTAAATGATAAATGACATTTATTTACTCTATTTCTGCTTCTTTTCTTATTTTTAATGTAAATATGAATTTGTTGCCCGTAACACTAACTCCCAAGCTCATTGCTTGCGTTTAGCGACAGCTCCATTGAGTACTCTCGTGACGGGCTGTTATACACAAGAGTGTCTTTAATTCACCGCCAAAACACGTGTTTCAGCTCATTAAAGGACCGATTTGTGTAAAGAAATCATAATGCTTTGCGCTATTTAAAGCTTGTGATTTGAAATTAGAATAACCAAGATTTAAAAACCCAATAGTGTTTCATATCTATATGTCAAAAATAACTAAGGAAAAATTTAAGACAAAACATAATGTATTTGATGATTTTACTAATAGAACCATCTTCAAATTAATAAGTGAAGGTCATTTTGATGGTTTAGAAGGCCCCATTAGCATAGGCAAAGAATCTAATGTGTTTTTAGCTAAAAAGAGGAACAAAAATATAGTTGTTAAGGTATATAGGGTTAATTCTTGCGATTTCAATAAGATGTTTGATTATATCAAATCAGATCCAAGATACCTTGATCTAAAAGGCAGAAAAAGAAATATCATATTTCATTGGGTTCAAAGAGAATATAGGAACTTGTTAAAAGCAAGAAAAGCTAATATAAGAGTTCCAACACCCATTGTATTCAAAAATCATATTCTTGTTATGGAATTTATTGGACAAAACAACAAAATAGCACCAATGCTAAAAGATAAAACACCAGAAAATCCTAAAAATTTTTTTAATGAAATCATAAAAAACATAAGAAAATTATACAAAGCAGGATTAGTTCATGCTGATTTATCTAGTTTTAATATCTTAAATTTAAATGATAAACCTGTTTTTATTGACTTTTCACAATGCACATCATTACAAGACCAAAGAGCAGAAGAGTATATTATCAGAGACATAAAAAATCTTTGTAATTTTTTTAGAAAACAAGGTTTAAAATTAGATGAAAAAAAGATCCTTCAAAAAATAAAAGCATAATTTTTTAAATCGATGATATTTTTAATAATAAGGTGATCGCCTCCAATGACAGAATACAAATATGATCTAAAAATTCCTAAAGAAAGAGTTGCTGTTCTTATAGGAACAAAAGGAGAAAGTAAAAAACATCTAGAATCTGAAACAAAAACTAAGATAGAAGTCGATAGTAAAGAAGGGGATGTGTCTATTTCTGGAGAAGACGGCTTAAAATTATATGCTGCAAGAGAATTAATAACTGCAATTGGACGTGGTTTTAACCCAAAAATTGCTTTAAAATTACTTAACGTGGATTATTCTTTTGAATTAATAAATCTTGGGGATTTAGCAAGATCAAAAAATGATCTAATAAGATTAAAAGGTCGTGTTATTGGTCAAGAAGGTAAAAGTAGGAAAATAATTGAAGAATTGACAAATTGTGAATTGTGTGTTTATGGGAAAACTATTGGGATTATTGGCCCTGTTGAGTTTACTCCTCTTGCAAGAAGAGCAATAGATATGTTATTAGGAGGGAGCACACACGCTGGTGTTTTTAAATATCTTGAAAAGCAAAGAAGAAATATGAATATACAGAAAATTAACTAAAACAATACATTTTTAAATAAATCCAAAACATTTCATAAAGATGGCAAATTCAAACATAGCTGAAGAGATGGCAAAAAAACAAAGAGATATCTCTGTAGCATCTTTCTTCGAGAAAAATAGACATTTATTGGGTTTTGACAACAAAAGAAAAGCTCTTCTAACAGTTGTTAAAGAGGCTGTTGATAATTCTATTGATGCTTGTGAAGAAGCAGATATTTTACCAGAAATCAGTATTGAATTAATTGATTTAGGAAATGATAAATTTAGAATCATAATAGAAGATAATGGTCCTGGAATTGTAAAAAAACAGATCCCCCCAATATTTGCGAAATTGCTCTATGGAAGCAAATTTCATAATCTGTCTCAAACAAGAGGTCAGCAAGGGATTGGGATAAGTGCAGCAGTAATGTATTCTCAATTAACAACAGGAAAACCAACAAAAATCACATCAAAAGTCAAAAACAACTCAGGGGCACATTATTACGAGCTTCATATTGATATTGCTCAGAATAAACCAGACATAATTAAAGATGAATCTGTTGATTGGAATAAAGATCATGGAGTAAAAATTGAAATGGATTTAGAAGGAAATTACCAAGGTGGAAGTCAAAGTGTTGACCAATACCTTAAAGAAACTGCAATTGTTAATCCGCACATTACTATAATTTATACTAATCCTAAAGCAGAACAAACAATATTTGCAAGAGCCACCGATAACCTTCCTAAAAAACCTGTTGAAATAAAACCCCACCCTTATGGTATTGAATTGGGTATGTTAATGAGGATGGCAAAAGATACAGAATCAAGAACCCTTCAAAGTTTTCTAACAAATGATTTTTCAAGAGTAGGTTCTGGAACAGCAAAACAAATATGTGAAAATGCTGCTTTACTACCAAACACAAAACCCCGTGAACTTGTTCGTGAAATGGCTGAAAAACTTATGGAAGGTATTAAGAAAACAAAAATAATTTCACCTCCAACAGACTGTATAAGCCCGATTAGCTCAGAAGAATTAGAAAAAGGTCTAAAAAAAGAAATAAATGCTGAATTTTACTATTCAATAACAAGACCTCCTTCTGTTTACAGAGGAAATCCATTTATTGTAGAAGCAGGTCTAGCCTATGGTGGTGATCAAAGTTCAGAAGGCTCAATAACTTTAATGAGATTTGCAAACAGAGTTCCCTTGCTTTACCAACAAAGCGCATGTGCTGCTGCTAAATCTGTTGTTCAGACAAATTGGAGAAAATATGGATTAAGCCAAAGTTCAGGAGCTCTGCCTCAAGGACCATTAACAGTTGTTGTTCATATCGCTTCTGTATGGGTTCCATTTACATCTGAATCAAAAGAAGCTATAGCGCATTATCCTGAAATTATTAAAGAAATTAAATTAGCTTTGCAAGAAATTGGTCGTAAACTAGGAAGCTATGTGCATAAGAAAAAGAGGGTTTTAGCAGAGGGGCAAAAAAGAGATTATATTAAAACGTATATTCCTCACGTTGCTGAGGCTTTAAAAGAATTAGTAGGATTTAAAGATGCAGATGAGAAAAAAGTAGAAGAGTACTTAACTTCAATCCTTGAGAAACAAAGAGGAAAACTAGAAAATCTTGAAGTTGTAAATGAAGAATATGATGAAGAATTAGCGAAGATTGGGAAGGATAATAAAGAGGAGCAGAAAACTTTAGGTGAGGAAGAAAAGAAATAAAATGGAACCCTTAATATTTATACTGGCAGCAATAATAACTTTTTTGACAGCAATAATTGCAGGAATGATTGGAGGTTCTTATCTGATATTAATACCTGCCTTGATTTGGTTAGGGATACCAACACACGAAGTAATCGGAATTACTAAGATATTAACTATTGCTGTTGGATTTGTTTCAATTAATTATTGGATGCACGGAAAACTAGATTTGAAATCAACATTTCCATATGCTATATTGGTTGGAATAGGAAGTATAATTGGGAGTTTTATTGTAATTGGAATAAGTGAGAACATATTACAGATTATAATTGGAGTATTGATGATTTTAATAGTATTGATATTGATATTAAACAAGAATTTTGGATTGAATCCAATAAAGATAAAAGTAAAAAAGCATATATTACTACTTTCTGTAGTTTTGTTTTTTATATTAGGTATATATGATGGATTTTATGCAGCAGCATCAAGTATCTTTGCTGTTATGTTATTTACATCTCTATTGAATAAAGATTTTGTAGAATCTGTAGCTAGTGCGCGTTTTATAGAATTTTTTGGAGGGGTAACTGCTGCATTTGTTTTTTTTGCAAATGATTTAATTGATTTTAAAATAGCTTTACCTTTAGCTGCTTTATTTTTTGCTGGAGGGTGGATCGGCTCTCATATAACAATAAAAAAAGGAGCAAATTTTGTAAAGGGAGTAATAATAATTGTTTCGGTTGCATTTATAATAAAACTATTAATATTTAGGTGATATAATCAAAATGAAAGTAGCAAAACAAATAAAGGAACTAGCAAAAGGGATTTATGATTCTATTTTAAAAAAGAAACAACCCAATCTTGAATCTCCTCTAAGATCTTTAAGTAATGTAAAGTACGACGACAAACTTGGTTATTTCGAGTTAATTGGAAAGAAAAAATCAAGAACCTTAACAGTTGGTACTGTTAAAACATTTGCTCAAACTTTGCGTATGATGGCTCTATCTAAAGATTTAGTTGAGAAAGATGATATTGCAACAAAAAGAGAGGCATATTATGTTTCTAAAAATTGGGGGGAAGCGAGGTTCAAAGCTCAACCAGAATCAGACACAGTAATGGATGATGTTGAAGCTATGCTCATGGTCAATCGTGAACAAATGGGTTTTATTCCTGAAGAAAAAGGGGGAGATGTAGCAGGAAAACTTATTGTAGTTGATAAAGACCAAGATACAGGAAAACAACTTAAAATTGACTGTACTAAAATGGGTTCAGGAGCATATTCTATTCCTTCTTCTGTTGAAGATCTAAAATTCGAAACAAATGCTAAATTTATTTTGGCAATAGAAACAGCTGGTATGTTTCAAAGACTTGTAAAACATAATTATTGGAAAAAAGCAGATTGCATTTTAATTTCAATGGGAGGAGTTCCAACAAGAGCGTGTAGAAGATTTATTAGAAAATTATCAGATGCAAAAAAAATACCAGTCTATGTATTTACAGACGGCGATCCTTATGGATATGGTAGTATCTACAGAACTTTAAAAGTTGGTTCTGGTAATGCTGCTCACATAAATAAATATTTTTGTGTTCCACATGCCAAATTTATTGGCATTACTCCTCAAGATATTGTTGATTATAAACTGCCAACCCATCCTCTAAAAGAGGTTGATATTAAAAAGATTAAAGATTTAATGAAAAACGATCCTTTTATCCAACACCACAAAGAATGGCAAAAAGCCTTAAAACAAATGGCCCAGTTAAAAGTTAGAGCAGAGCAACAGGCCTTGGCAAAATGGGGCCTTAACTTTGTTATTTCTGATTATCTGCCAAAAAAGCTTAAGAATGAAAAAAGCTGGTTGCCATAGATTTCTATTATTTTATTTCAAAACCTTTAAATAACTAAACTTACAAGGTAATAATATGACAAAAATAATAGATCCATACGGAAGTGAACTAGTAGAAGATTATTCAAAAGTCATCAAAGACTTTGGATTAGAAGAGTTTAAAGTAGATTTATTTCCAAAACCAAACAGAATTATGCGAAGAAGCGTTGTTTTTGCAGGTAGAGATCTAAAAATAATAAGCAGATGTATAAAAGAAAAAAAACCATTCTATGTTTTATCTGGAATAATGCCTTCTGGAGAAAAAATACATTTTGGAAACAAAATGGTTGTTGAAAACATAAAATATTTCCAAGAACACGGCGCAGAAGCATATATTTTAGTAGCTGATTTAGAATCTTCAGCAGCTAGAAACATTTCATTAAAAGACGCTAAAAAAAGAGCTTTAGAATTTCATATTCCAGCATTTATTGCTTTAGGTTTAGATCCTAAAAAAACAACATTCTACTTCCAATCAGAAAACAAAGATGTTGTACATCTAGCTTATGAGGCAAGCCAAAAAATAACATCTAATGAATTTAAAGGGATTTACGGTAACACAGACCCAAAAAGAATTATGTCAGCAGTAACACAAGTAGGAGACATTCTCTATCCTCAACTTAAAGAAAGAATGCCAGGAATAATTCCAGTTGGTGTTGACCAAGATCCTCACATAAGACTAACAAGAGATGTTGCAAGAAGGTTAAATAAGTATAAATTTTTCCTGCCTTCTGGAATATACCACAAATACACTCCATCACTAAATGGACGATTAAAAATGTCTAAAACACATCAAGAATCATGTATCGAACTTCCAGAAGATAAAAGCATATTCTGCAAAAAAATTATGAGAGCTAAAACAGGTGGCAGAGACACGGTTGACGAACAAAAGAAAAAAGGTGGAGAACCTGAAAAATGTATGATATTTGAATTATACAAACAACATCTAATTGAAGACGACAAAGACCTGAAAAAAATATACAACAATTGTAAAAAAGGAAAACTAACCTGTGGTGACGATAAAAAACATTGTTGTGAATTAATGACTAAATTCATGGATGATTTTAATAAAAAAACAAAAAAAGCAAAGAAAGATATAAGCAAGCTAAAATTCGTTAAGTATTAAAAAACACAAAGTGTTTTTTAAAATGATCAGAAATCTTTGATTTCTGACATTTAAATAAGAAGTTTTATATATTTTACAAATTATATTTATAATAAAGAGGTGATAAATATGACATTCAAAGTAGCACCATTAAACAGTCAGTTTATGTTAACATCTATGCTTGGTTTTTTAATTTCTGTAATATGGGTTAAAAATATCTCACTTTCATGGGGTATAGCATTTGCATTAGTCTTTGCACTAATGTTTATATCGTCTATTGTATCTATGACGCACGGACCTGTTGGAACAGATACAGAAGTTCCAAAATCAAAAAAACCTAAAAAGAAGAAAAAGTAATTAAAATACAATTTTATTTTCTTTTTCCTTAACCTTTCTCATAGCAGTTGGTGCAGAACCACCATGCCATGACAACCGAGGCCTTACTCTTATAGGATACATTCTTTCATTTAAATCATCAAACACAACTCCAGAACCAGCCAAGTCAGGCAAATTATTCAACTGTTTGTCTAGACCCTCTCTCATATAACTCTGCATAATTGTCCCCAAGGCATCTATATCAATCTTAGCTGTTAACCTATGTGA belongs to Candidatus Woesearchaeota archaeon B3_Woes and includes:
- a CDS encoding transcription factor S, translating into MMFCPKCGSILIPKKNGSKVVIKCNCGYKSDDKISTTIKEEVKKDDDVKKGAVDEDFETLPLTDAECPKCAHKKAYFWEVQTRAADEAPTKFLKCEECKHIWRDYN
- a CDS encoding cysteine--tRNA ligase, whose amino-acid sequence is MALKLYNTLTRKKELFKPIKKGHVGMYSCGPTVYWYQHIGNLRTYIFNDILKRVLNYNNFKTKHVMNYTDVGHLTSDADTGEDKIEKAAKKEGKTAKQISEYYASVFEKDCKKLNIIPPNIICKATDHIKEQIALVKLLEKKGFTYQTSDGVYFNTSKLKDYGKLGLIDLEGLEAGKRVSLGEKRNKTDFALWKFSDTLKKRQQEWKTKWGIGFPGWHLECSAMSSKYLGKQFDIHTGGEDHIQVHHTNEIAQSEAAFNVKPWVKYWLHGAFLTHKSEKISKSTGGLYTISDLEKNGFTALAYRYFCLNTSYRKQLNFSLEILEGAKNSYERLKNIIIDLKSKKDSNKTKEFEKYRKQFKEYIDDDLNMPKALSVLWDVLRDEKLGSKEKLELAYDFDKVFGLDIKDIEEEKQKLDKEIKELIEQREKARKNKDYSKADKIRDDLKKKGIVLEDTSEGVRWKKV
- a CDS encoding serine/threonine protein kinase, giving the protein MSKITKEKFKTKHNVFDDFTNRTIFKLISEGHFDGLEGPISIGKESNVFLAKKRNKNIVVKVYRVNSCDFNKMFDYIKSDPRYLDLKGRKRNIIFHWVQREYRNLLKARKANIRVPTPIVFKNHILVMEFIGQNNKIAPMLKDKTPENPKNFFNEIIKNIRKLYKAGLVHADLSSFNILNLNDKPVFIDFSQCTSLQDQRAEEYIIRDIKNLCNFFRKQGLKLDEKKILQKIKA
- a CDS encoding DNA topoisomerase VI, coding for MKVAKQIKELAKGIYDSILKKKQPNLESPLRSLSNVKYDDKLGYFELIGKKKSRTLTVGTVKTFAQTLRMMALSKDLVEKDDIATKREAYYVSKNWGEARFKAQPESDTVMDDVEAMLMVNREQMGFIPEEKGGDVAGKLIVVDKDQDTGKQLKIDCTKMGSGAYSIPSSVEDLKFETNAKFILAIETAGMFQRLVKHNYWKKADCILISMGGVPTRACRRFIRKLSDAKKIPVYVFTDGDPYGYGSIYRTLKVGSGNAAHINKYFCVPHAKFIGITPQDIVDYKLPTHPLKEVDIKKIKDLMKNDPFIQHHKEWQKALKQMAQLKVRAEQQALAKWGLNFVISDYLPKKLKNEKSWLP
- a CDS encoding RNA-processing protein (similar to yeast Dim2p protein that is essential for 40S ribosomal subunit; structural studies show binding to 3' end of 16S rRNA in complex with archaeal IF2 alpha) — protein: MTEYKYDLKIPKERVAVLIGTKGESKKHLESETKTKIEVDSKEGDVSISGEDGLKLYAARELITAIGRGFNPKIALKLLNVDYSFELINLGDLARSKNDLIRLKGRVIGQEGKSRKIIEELTNCELCVYGKTIGIIGPVEFTPLARRAIDMLLGGSTHAGVFKYLEKQRRNMNIQKIN
- a CDS encoding DNA topoisomerase VI subunit B encodes the protein MANSNIAEEMAKKQRDISVASFFEKNRHLLGFDNKRKALLTVVKEAVDNSIDACEEADILPEISIELIDLGNDKFRIIIEDNGPGIVKKQIPPIFAKLLYGSKFHNLSQTRGQQGIGISAAVMYSQLTTGKPTKITSKVKNNSGAHYYELHIDIAQNKPDIIKDESVDWNKDHGVKIEMDLEGNYQGGSQSVDQYLKETAIVNPHITIIYTNPKAEQTIFARATDNLPKKPVEIKPHPYGIELGMLMRMAKDTESRTLQSFLTNDFSRVGSGTAKQICENAALLPNTKPRELVREMAEKLMEGIKKTKIISPPTDCISPISSEELEKGLKKEINAEFYYSITRPPSVYRGNPFIVEAGLAYGGDQSSEGSITLMRFANRVPLLYQQSACAAAKSVVQTNWRKYGLSQSSGALPQGPLTVVVHIASVWVPFTSESKEAIAHYPEIIKEIKLALQEIGRKLGSYVHKKKRVLAEGQKRDYIKTYIPHVAEALKELVGFKDADEKKVEEYLTSILEKQRGKLENLEVVNEEYDEELAKIGKDNKEEQKTLGEEEKK
- the trpS gene encoding tryptophan--tRNA ligase; this translates as MTKIIDPYGSELVEDYSKVIKDFGLEEFKVDLFPKPNRIMRRSVVFAGRDLKIISRCIKEKKPFYVLSGIMPSGEKIHFGNKMVVENIKYFQEHGAEAYILVADLESSAARNISLKDAKKRALEFHIPAFIALGLDPKKTTFYFQSENKDVVHLAYEASQKITSNEFKGIYGNTDPKRIMSAVTQVGDILYPQLKERMPGIIPVGVDQDPHIRLTRDVARRLNKYKFFLPSGIYHKYTPSLNGRLKMSKTHQESCIELPEDKSIFCKKIMRAKTGGRDTVDEQKKKGGEPEKCMIFELYKQHLIEDDKDLKKIYNNCKKGKLTCGDDKKHCCELMTKFMDDFNKKTKKAKKDISKLKFVKY
- a CDS encoding signal peptidase I — encoded protein: MNWKKVWKKTWYFIWESDSVASWIVNIILAFVLIKFVIYPGMGFAMQTSYPIVAVVSGSMEHKATHPCVDFNSRINDCEKFNKKTYTICGKNFETRQKSNLDFFWESCGEWYIENTEITKESFDDFKFKNGFNKGDIMVLRGKKPEKIEVGNTIVYMSKTAPYPIIHRVIRIENSEEEYTFITKGDHNVREDVPVDEEQLIGNAVLRVPFVGWIKIGFVNLINIFIGV